From Humisphaera borealis, the proteins below share one genomic window:
- a CDS encoding helix-turn-helix domain-containing protein encodes MGKELYNARKKAALSQEVVAARAGISREYLSQLENDKKSPTVRVFLNLCRALGVSASRLIEKLDKAG; translated from the coding sequence TTGGGTAAAGAGCTCTACAACGCTCGCAAGAAGGCAGCCCTTTCGCAGGAAGTGGTGGCTGCTCGCGCTGGCATTTCGAGGGAGTACTTGAGCCAGCTCGAAAACGACAAGAAGTCGCCGACCGTTCGAGTGTTCCTGAATCTCTGTCGCGCGTTGGGCGTTTCGGCTTCGCGTTTGATCGAGAAGCTGGATAAAGCGGGTTAA
- a CDS encoding CsgG/HfaB family protein — translation MDFDTGGKTDANLGKQIPDALAAMLSDAPGFQLVDRSEISRVLAEQAASLTGLVEAEKAVKVGKLVGAQVLIVGKVFPLDRDTYVTAKLIGTETSIVKAVMAKGKPDEDIGTLLVTVADKISTTLRTQGQALLPDGAVVDPIPDLKKRLAGKKKPIVRVTVTEKHQTPLRSNIDPAVETEIRRMLIECGFTVLADDAKDRKPDITVGGEAFSEFGALIGNLIACSARVELKATDERAGKLVFTDRAVTRTADISEAIAGKSALQKGGYQLGLKLLEHFAQTLPDEKR, via the coding sequence ATGGACTTTGACACCGGCGGCAAGACAGATGCCAATCTCGGCAAGCAGATTCCCGACGCACTGGCCGCGATGTTGTCCGACGCGCCGGGCTTTCAACTGGTCGATCGATCGGAGATTTCCCGCGTGCTTGCCGAGCAGGCTGCGAGCCTTACCGGGCTCGTCGAAGCGGAGAAGGCGGTGAAGGTCGGCAAGCTTGTCGGAGCACAGGTGCTGATCGTCGGCAAGGTGTTTCCACTGGATCGAGATACATATGTGACCGCCAAACTCATTGGAACCGAGACATCGATCGTCAAAGCCGTCATGGCCAAGGGCAAGCCCGACGAGGACATCGGCACGCTTTTGGTCACCGTCGCCGACAAGATCTCCACCACACTCCGCACCCAGGGTCAGGCCCTCCTCCCAGATGGCGCGGTGGTGGATCCCATTCCAGACCTGAAGAAGCGACTTGCCGGCAAGAAGAAGCCCATCGTGCGTGTAACCGTCACGGAGAAACATCAAACGCCGCTACGCTCCAACATCGATCCGGCGGTCGAGACGGAAATTCGCCGCATGCTTATTGAGTGCGGCTTCACGGTACTGGCCGACGATGCCAAAGACCGCAAGCCGGACATCACGGTTGGCGGCGAGGCGTTCAGCGAGTTCGGCGCGTTGATCGGCAACCTGATCGCTTGCAGCGCGCGAGTGGAACTCAAGGCGACTGACGAACGTGCTGGCAAGCTGGTCTTCACGGACCGCGCCGTTACTAGAACCGCGGACATTTCTGAAGCCATTGCCGGCAAGTCGGCGCTACAGAAGGGCGGCTATCAACTCGGCCTCAAACTTCTTGAACACTTCGCCCAGACGCTGCCGGATGAAAAGCGATAG
- a CDS encoding recombinase family protein has product MSKHTAIYCRVSTKSQDTASQEPDLRRYADACGDTTSWYRDQFTGKTMERRGWSKLMEDLRLGKVSRIVCWRLDRLGRTAKGLTALFEELGERRVNLVSIKDGIDLHTAAGRLMANVLASVAQYETEVRAERVRAGQAIAKARGKTWGGSEKGRRLSVTDEQVRTIKRMAREGEKITAMASATGLTRPTVYRYLKSA; this is encoded by the coding sequence ATGTCCAAGCACACCGCTATCTACTGCCGGGTTTCTACCAAGTCCCAGGATACCGCCTCCCAGGAGCCCGATCTCAGGCGGTATGCCGACGCCTGCGGCGACACTACGAGCTGGTACCGCGATCAGTTCACCGGGAAGACGATGGAGCGTCGAGGGTGGAGCAAGTTGATGGAGGACTTGCGACTCGGAAAGGTGTCTCGCATCGTCTGCTGGCGCCTTGATCGGCTGGGCAGAACGGCCAAAGGGCTCACGGCACTATTCGAAGAGCTCGGCGAACGTCGCGTGAACCTCGTGAGCATCAAGGACGGCATCGACCTGCACACCGCCGCTGGTCGCCTTATGGCCAACGTGCTGGCTTCGGTGGCACAATACGAGACAGAAGTCCGCGCCGAACGCGTTCGCGCGGGCCAGGCGATCGCCAAGGCTCGCGGGAAGACATGGGGCGGCTCGGAGAAGGGCCGGCGGCTATCGGTCACGGATGAGCAGGTCCGAACGATCAAGCGAATGGCCCGCGAAGGGGAGAAGATCACCGCGATGGCCAGTGCGACGGGGCTGACGCGCCCAACGGTGTATCGGTACTTGAAGTCCGCCTGA
- a CDS encoding ThuA domain-containing protein — MKHILPVLLLLLCRAAFAHDPSPTKSSGAGLRVLVYSNTGYYRHVDIPKINRWLVLLGHENGIEVDVTEHWKDLRADELARYDVLVLNNANELDKVLPEEQRKSVEEWFTNGGKGIVGLHAALVHQTKWPWLNELGGCDFNSDSDFSKAKVKIDPAAKDHPAVKGQSAEFWIEADWTNHDRAVTGKPGFNVLMRVDETTYTPVRDYFKTRNGKPMGADHPIAWTHEPATGGRFFYTEFGHDLRSLSTPFARQHILEAIRWAAKKTVASGKPESQLRAEEERQPGSAQNHNGLQRTFDVTTAGIGVAGNLAFTTNLLSPINATEPKDWKSEKDPEIPKGIHVDRDIMYLASDRREKADLYLPTLKDGQRVPAVLLMHGGGFNDGDKAKGREVQMAVEMAQHGYVCMSINYRLWNKGVKNPTWPQSLLDAKTAVRWLRVNADRLQIDADRIAAFGNSAGGNLAAMLAVTDEADGLEPAAPMAGVSTRVRCAINFYGALDLPNYHDMKMFLQTREENPDVYRKASPVFYVSKNDAPMLLVHGTADETVPHSQAETMAAALKKAGVMHQLEIVPNAPHTFALVSPARDFRPLLFLFLDKHLAPVRSSTTKPTTDAPASK; from the coding sequence ATGAAACACATCCTCCCGGTTCTCCTTCTACTTCTGTGCCGCGCCGCCTTCGCGCACGATCCGAGCCCGACCAAGTCGAGTGGTGCGGGATTGAGAGTGCTCGTCTACTCCAACACGGGTTACTACCGGCATGTCGATATCCCGAAGATCAATCGCTGGCTCGTCTTGTTGGGGCACGAGAATGGCATTGAGGTGGATGTGACTGAGCACTGGAAGGATCTGCGGGCCGACGAACTGGCCCGCTATGACGTGCTCGTGCTCAATAACGCCAACGAACTCGACAAGGTGCTGCCCGAGGAGCAACGCAAATCGGTGGAGGAATGGTTCACGAATGGCGGAAAAGGCATCGTCGGCCTGCATGCGGCGCTGGTGCATCAGACGAAGTGGCCGTGGCTGAATGAGCTCGGCGGTTGCGACTTCAACAGCGACTCTGACTTCAGCAAGGCGAAGGTGAAGATCGATCCTGCCGCGAAAGATCATCCCGCCGTCAAAGGCCAGTCTGCGGAGTTCTGGATCGAAGCGGACTGGACCAATCACGATCGTGCCGTCACCGGGAAGCCCGGCTTCAACGTGCTCATGCGCGTGGACGAGACCACGTATACACCCGTGCGCGATTATTTTAAGACTCGCAACGGCAAGCCGATGGGCGCCGATCACCCGATCGCCTGGACCCACGAGCCCGCGACCGGCGGCCGATTCTTCTACACGGAATTCGGTCATGATCTGCGATCGCTGAGCACACCTTTCGCGCGTCAGCACATCTTGGAAGCCATCAGGTGGGCCGCAAAGAAGACCGTCGCCTCTGGGAAACCGGAATCTCAGCTTCGTGCGGAAGAGGAACGTCAACCCGGTTCCGCTCAGAATCACAACGGCTTGCAGCGAACGTTTGATGTGACGACCGCCGGGATTGGAGTCGCTGGCAATCTCGCTTTTACAACCAATCTCCTCAGCCCAATCAACGCCACCGAGCCCAAAGACTGGAAAAGCGAGAAGGATCCGGAGATTCCCAAAGGCATCCACGTCGACAGGGATATCATGTACCTCGCCTCCGACCGTCGCGAAAAGGCCGACCTCTATCTCCCCACGTTGAAGGATGGCCAGCGCGTGCCGGCAGTGCTTCTGATGCACGGCGGCGGCTTCAATGACGGCGACAAGGCCAAGGGTCGGGAAGTTCAGATGGCTGTGGAAATGGCTCAGCACGGATACGTGTGCATGAGCATCAACTACCGCCTCTGGAACAAAGGCGTCAAGAATCCCACCTGGCCGCAGAGTTTGCTTGATGCCAAGACCGCCGTTCGCTGGTTACGGGTCAACGCCGACCGCTTGCAGATCGATGCCGATCGCATCGCGGCTTTCGGCAACTCTGCCGGCGGGAATCTTGCCGCGATGCTGGCAGTTACCGACGAAGCAGACGGCTTGGAGCCGGCGGCACCCATGGCTGGCGTGAGCACGCGTGTCCGCTGCGCCATCAACTTCTACGGCGCCCTCGACCTGCCGAATTACCACGACATGAAGATGTTTCTCCAAACAAGAGAGGAGAATCCAGATGTTTACCGGAAAGCCTCGCCGGTGTTTTACGTCAGTAAGAATGATGCCCCGATGCTGCTCGTGCATGGCACCGCGGACGAAACGGTGCCGCACAGCCAGGCCGAAACGATGGCCGCGGCACTGAAAAAGGCTGGCGTCATGCACCAACTGGAGATCGTGCCGAACGCGCCGCACACATTCGCCCTGGTTTCGCCAGCCCGGGATTTCCGTCCACTGCTGTTCTTATTCCTCGACAAGCATCTGGCGCCAGTCCGTTCCTCAACCACGAAGCCAACGACTGACGCGCCTGCATCTAAGTAA
- a CDS encoding GDSL-type esterase/lipase family protein encodes MSLRRLLCLFPAFVLTTAACALDYPHVTAEPQKTGWPLTAEERAYVVDKPEHDRRPGRESNKHLPQFWPVVPSAGHWGGTSWLDTHAKLVDYVQTNKGPIDVLLVGDSITQQWGSPLDKGVLNDAWKKHFANYKTINIGIGGDKAQNVLWRLDHGGVEGLEPKVVIVMIGNNNMFFVPETGVEAVARGVQMCVANVREKFPKAEVIAAQIVPCQAPGVPFYENIKKTNAALAALKLDSDPKIHVIDLWGNFANADGNIKKALFTPDNIHLSLEGYAVYAERLKPLLDKLVGGKGLGGDVVIPAKKTGAAAPVPASPFASSPSSQTASSAFSATPNEAMLQPTPKTADGKSLVYPYSPYNEGELDPQLTGWPLTDAERAWVTKSEYERKPGHEVQKHLPEMWFVTPTAGHWKPKGGGEGNDWLDHHATIIEKAKAAGANIDIALLGDSITQGWGGGWDGAPFNAAWQKHFGDTKTVNLGIGGDRMEHILWRLDHGALDGVSPKIIILMIGVNNSPLVKANGVPAAAAAHGIKLCVENLRLRCPKSQILLVKILPAFNPSKDVGKEVININAALDTLKLNSDPQVQLLDLASDFTHADGTLKSELYSDKYLHPGAAGYEVFASKLKPVVGTLLGK; translated from the coding sequence ATGTCCCTTCGCCGACTGCTCTGCCTGTTCCCCGCTTTCGTCTTAACGACTGCCGCCTGCGCATTGGACTACCCGCACGTCACCGCCGAGCCGCAGAAAACGGGCTGGCCGCTAACGGCGGAAGAGCGGGCGTACGTTGTCGACAAGCCCGAACACGACCGCCGGCCAGGGCGCGAGTCGAACAAGCACCTTCCGCAGTTCTGGCCCGTTGTTCCCAGTGCCGGACACTGGGGCGGGACGAGCTGGCTCGACACGCATGCGAAGCTAGTCGACTACGTGCAGACCAACAAGGGTCCGATCGACGTCCTGCTCGTTGGCGACAGCATCACCCAGCAGTGGGGCAGCCCGCTCGACAAGGGAGTGCTCAACGATGCCTGGAAGAAACACTTCGCCAACTACAAGACGATCAACATCGGCATCGGCGGCGATAAGGCGCAGAACGTACTCTGGCGGCTTGATCACGGGGGCGTGGAGGGCCTGGAGCCGAAGGTTGTCATCGTGATGATCGGCAACAACAACATGTTCTTCGTCCCCGAGACCGGGGTGGAGGCTGTCGCCAGGGGTGTGCAGATGTGCGTGGCGAATGTGCGCGAGAAGTTCCCCAAGGCCGAGGTGATCGCGGCCCAGATTGTGCCCTGCCAAGCGCCGGGCGTTCCCTTCTACGAGAACATCAAGAAGACCAACGCCGCACTCGCCGCGCTGAAGCTCGACAGCGATCCGAAGATACACGTGATCGACCTGTGGGGCAATTTTGCCAACGCCGATGGCAACATCAAGAAGGCCCTCTTCACGCCCGACAACATCCATCTCTCGCTGGAAGGCTACGCCGTCTATGCCGAGCGATTGAAGCCGCTGCTCGACAAGTTAGTCGGCGGCAAGGGGCTTGGCGGCGACGTGGTCATACCGGCGAAGAAGACCGGCGCTGCAGCTCCAGTGCCTGCGTCTCCTTTCGCCTCGTCGCCATCAAGCCAGACGGCCTCCAGCGCTTTTTCAGCCACGCCCAACGAAGCGATGCTCCAGCCGACGCCGAAGACCGCCGATGGCAAATCGCTCGTCTATCCCTACTCGCCTTACAACGAAGGCGAGCTCGACCCGCAACTCACGGGTTGGCCCTTGACCGATGCGGAAAGGGCCTGGGTTACGAAGAGCGAATACGAGCGCAAACCCGGCCACGAGGTGCAGAAGCATCTGCCGGAGATGTGGTTTGTCACACCGACGGCGGGCCATTGGAAACCAAAAGGCGGCGGCGAAGGCAACGACTGGCTCGATCACCACGCCACGATTATCGAAAAAGCAAAAGCCGCTGGAGCCAACATCGACATCGCATTGCTCGGCGACAGCATCACCCAGGGCTGGGGCGGTGGCTGGGACGGCGCGCCCTTCAACGCTGCGTGGCAAAAGCATTTCGGCGATACGAAGACGGTGAACCTCGGCATCGGCGGCGATCGCATGGAGCACATCCTCTGGCGCCTCGATCACGGCGCACTCGACGGCGTTTCGCCAAAGATCATCATCCTCATGATCGGAGTGAACAATTCCCCACTCGTCAAAGCCAACGGCGTTCCCGCTGCCGCTGCGGCACATGGCATCAAGCTCTGCGTCGAAAATCTCCGCCTTCGCTGCCCAAAATCTCAGATTCTACTCGTGAAGATCCTTCCCGCCTTCAATCCCAGCAAGGATGTTGGCAAAGAAGTCATCAATATCAACGCCGCCCTCGACACGCTGAAACTCAATAGCGATCCGCAGGTTCAACTCCTCGATCTCGCCAGCGATTTCACTCACGCCGATGGCACGCTAAAATCGGAGTTGTATTCCGACAAATACCTTCACCCTGGCGCGGCCGGATATGAGGTCTTTGCGAGCAAGCTGAAGCCGGTGGTAGGAACGTTACTGGGCAAATGA
- a CDS encoding DUF1585 domain-containing protein — MGSFAAEDYLYRSLDKGASVSFKFPDGQGVRYKAGPPVDASGETAQAEPFQNFADFQRLTVSEPKKVARALAAQMITYATGAEPGYADRREINCILSEIKAQHDYSDRLTTWRILCPFADCSACSPLSS, encoded by the coding sequence ATGGGATCGTTTGCTGCCGAAGATTACCTGTATCGCTCCCTCGACAAAGGAGCTTCCGTCAGTTTCAAGTTCCCCGACGGCCAAGGGGTGCGGTACAAGGCCGGTCCACCAGTTGATGCCAGCGGCGAAACCGCGCAGGCGGAGCCCTTCCAGAACTTCGCCGACTTTCAGCGGCTGACTGTTTCCGAGCCAAAGAAGGTCGCACGGGCCTTAGCGGCTCAGATGATCACGTATGCGACCGGTGCCGAACCGGGATACGCCGACCGCCGTGAGATCAATTGCATCCTGTCCGAGATCAAAGCGCAGCACGATTATTCAGATCGACTGACCACCTGGAGAATCCTATGTCCCTTCGCCGACTGCTCTGCCTGTTCCCCGCTTTCGTCTTAA
- a CDS encoding autotransporter-associated beta strand repeat-containing protein: MIHKNLPHLIAFIVASLASAIALGQVSVDPDPNGVLIKPIPDKLIVLTFDDAPASHATVVAPILKSLGFGGTFYVCNFDSFKTRKDWYLTYRQMVAMNADGFEIGNHTHGHGGGLANYLRMEDEVIANHGPKMTTACWPVYQVAWSICPDLAARGYTFGRGGHERPYRPTVDNPFDVPSFTIKDGPPIENFVKQAQMACKGRVVVFCFHGVPDMEHPGVSLEPASFKAMMQYLKDNNYQCIAMRDMAKYIDPAKAAKLPRTANSAKDAPPFDRVKDDKPFVAPPACDIREFSFPGLPPASISKTSILLTVAYGTDVKALSPHIKVSPDATIAPANGTVRDFSKPQTYTVTARDGSTKSYLVTVKTRAASDAKEMLTFEMAATPGITISRDQVTAYLPSYSSLKELAPKFTLSPFATAVPSSGTFLDFTRPQRYRITAQDGSSRTVTVSVVHKDKQNVFVWKRAEDGNWSDATKWWASEGAMVSSPDNIIDFTQAGECAVKNDLNAGFLLNQLVLGDRSGRLTVNGNGLTFAKEPASQILPSIRATKCQRVDINLPLTLQDDFTVNTFPGKDPNCFISFNEVISGPGSLILHSSGDPNVAGTNFHDVHFGILQLNNSNTYTGGTVINGGKINVRKTNGLGTGTITLSSFGTLSTEANLANPVVINQGTLFHSTLSGPVTLNGTANLIGKCTISGPISGPGGLTMLGTNGTYLSMIPGGTVSLAGANTYTGPTIVFPGTLIVKNAAGLYGADAARWTPGNISIQKAATLRLNVGGPGEFTGQQIGTLLDNLTRQINDNGLMGGSYVSLDTAGATGLVTLSADIADSKGPGGGAFVIRKCGAGTMRLSGNNSYTGQTILEGGALVVSSLNSVTKALRQASSSLGAPTDIEAGEIVIGEEGKDGDCGLIYTGPGESSDRVMNLAGKNTIVTFDQSGAGLLKLTSPILISGYGASKTIVLRGDTAGTGEIAGDLSDPHDRAGKAKTAVTKFGRGKWVLSGTNSHSGPTRVTQGTLSLASVRSLSHQSEVEISEGAVLELDFKGEVHVGKLSFGGIALPAGTYDAKNSPKFIKGSGVLKN, from the coding sequence ATGATCCACAAGAACCTGCCTCATCTCATCGCCTTCATCGTCGCTTCATTGGCGTCCGCGATCGCCCTGGGGCAGGTGTCCGTCGATCCGGACCCGAACGGCGTCCTGATCAAGCCCATTCCGGACAAGTTGATCGTGCTGACCTTTGATGATGCTCCGGCCAGCCATGCCACGGTGGTCGCGCCGATCCTCAAGTCTCTTGGCTTCGGCGGGACGTTCTATGTCTGCAACTTTGATTCGTTCAAGACGCGGAAGGATTGGTATCTGACCTATCGGCAGATGGTCGCAATGAACGCCGACGGCTTTGAGATCGGCAACCACACGCACGGCCATGGAGGAGGACTTGCGAACTATTTGCGGATGGAAGATGAAGTCATCGCCAACCACGGCCCGAAAATGACGACCGCCTGCTGGCCGGTGTATCAGGTAGCCTGGTCGATCTGTCCGGATCTGGCCGCACGCGGCTATACCTTTGGGCGGGGTGGACACGAACGGCCTTACCGGCCGACGGTTGACAATCCGTTTGATGTGCCCTCGTTCACGATCAAGGACGGGCCGCCGATCGAAAACTTCGTGAAGCAGGCGCAGATGGCCTGCAAGGGCCGGGTCGTCGTCTTCTGTTTTCACGGCGTGCCGGACATGGAGCATCCAGGGGTGAGCCTGGAGCCGGCGAGCTTTAAGGCGATGATGCAGTATCTGAAGGACAACAACTACCAATGCATCGCCATGCGCGACATGGCGAAGTACATCGACCCGGCCAAGGCGGCAAAGCTGCCGCGCACCGCCAACAGTGCCAAAGACGCGCCGCCTTTTGATCGCGTCAAGGACGACAAGCCCTTCGTCGCGCCACCCGCCTGTGACATTCGGGAATTCTCGTTCCCCGGCTTACCGCCCGCGAGCATCTCCAAGACCAGCATCCTTCTTACCGTTGCCTATGGCACGGACGTTAAGGCACTCTCGCCTCATATCAAAGTCTCCCCTGATGCCACCATCGCGCCAGCGAACGGCACCGTTCGCGACTTTTCCAAGCCGCAGACCTACACCGTCACCGCGCGGGATGGGTCCACGAAAAGCTACCTCGTGACGGTGAAAACCAGGGCCGCGAGCGACGCCAAGGAGATGCTGACTTTCGAAATGGCGGCCACGCCGGGGATCACGATTTCTCGCGATCAGGTTACGGCTTACCTGCCGTCGTATTCGAGCCTGAAGGAACTTGCTCCAAAGTTCACGCTGTCGCCATTTGCCACGGCGGTTCCCAGTTCGGGGACGTTTCTGGATTTCACAAGGCCGCAGCGTTACCGGATCACCGCGCAGGACGGATCATCGCGGACGGTCACCGTCTCCGTGGTGCATAAGGACAAACAAAACGTGTTCGTGTGGAAGAGGGCGGAGGACGGCAACTGGAGTGATGCCACGAAGTGGTGGGCCAGCGAAGGGGCGATGGTTAGCTCACCGGACAACATCATCGACTTCACGCAAGCCGGTGAATGTGCGGTTAAAAATGATCTGAATGCGGGCTTCCTACTGAACCAACTCGTGCTCGGAGATCGTTCGGGGCGTCTGACCGTGAACGGCAACGGCCTGACCTTCGCAAAGGAACCCGCGAGCCAAATCCTCCCCTCGATCCGTGCGACGAAGTGCCAGCGGGTGGACATCAATCTGCCCTTGACGCTCCAGGATGATTTCACCGTGAACACCTTTCCGGGCAAAGATCCCAATTGCTTCATCAGTTTCAACGAAGTCATCTCCGGGCCCGGCTCGCTGATATTGCATAGCTCAGGCGATCCGAATGTCGCTGGGACCAACTTCCATGATGTGCATTTCGGGATACTGCAACTCAACAACTCGAACACCTACACTGGCGGAACCGTCATCAATGGCGGCAAGATCAATGTGAGGAAGACGAATGGCCTGGGCACCGGGACGATTACCCTGAGCAGCTTTGGCACACTCTCCACCGAAGCCAATCTTGCCAACCCAGTGGTGATCAACCAGGGCACGCTCTTCCATAGCACATTGAGTGGTCCGGTCACCCTCAATGGGACCGCCAACCTCATCGGCAAGTGCACGATTTCGGGGCCGATCAGTGGGCCCGGCGGATTGACGATGCTCGGCACCAACGGGACCTATCTCAGCATGATCCCCGGCGGCACCGTCAGCCTCGCTGGCGCGAACACCTACACCGGCCCGACCATCGTTTTCCCCGGCACGCTGATTGTAAAAAATGCCGCCGGCCTTTACGGCGCAGATGCAGCGCGATGGACGCCCGGGAACATCTCGATTCAAAAGGCTGCCACGCTACGTCTGAACGTCGGCGGCCCGGGCGAGTTCACGGGCCAGCAGATCGGCACGCTGCTCGACAATCTCACGCGCCAGATCAATGACAACGGCTTGATGGGCGGGTCATATGTGTCGCTCGACACTGCAGGCGCGACGGGCCTGGTCACCCTTTCAGCCGACATCGCCGATTCCAAGGGGCCGGGTGGCGGGGCGTTTGTCATTCGGAAGTGCGGGGCCGGCACGATGCGGCTCTCAGGAAACAACAGCTACACCGGCCAGACGATTCTGGAGGGCGGGGCATTGGTCGTCTCCTCGCTCAACAGCGTGACCAAAGCGCTTCGACAAGCCAGCAGCAGCCTGGGCGCGCCGACCGACATCGAAGCCGGCGAAATCGTCATCGGCGAGGAAGGCAAGGATGGCGATTGCGGCCTGATCTACACCGGCCCGGGCGAAAGCTCCGACCGCGTGATGAACCTGGCGGGGAAGAACACCATCGTCACGTTCGACCAATCCGGTGCCGGCCTGCTGAAACTCACCAGCCCGATCCTCATCTCCGGCTACGGAGCCAGCAAAACCATCGTTCTCCGCGGCGACACCGCCGGCACCGGCGAGATCGCAGGGGATCTGTCTGACCCCCACGACCGGGCGGGCAAGGCGAAGACCGCCGTCACCAAATTCGGCCGAGGCAAATGGGTGCTCTCCGGCACGAACAGCCACAGCGGTCCGACTCGGGTGACCCAGGGCACCCTTTCGCTTGCCAGCGTCCGGAGCCTGAGTCATCAGAGCGAAGTCGAAATCTCCGAAGGCGCAGTTCTGGAACTCGACTTCAAGGGTGAAGTGCACGTCGGCAAATTGAGTTTTGGCGGAATCGCACTACCCGCGGGGACCTACGACGCAAAGAACTCGCCGAAGTTCATCAAGGGCTCTGGAGTGCTTAAGAACTAG